From a region of the Armatimonas rosea genome:
- a CDS encoding S8 family serine peptidase has product MRQIKLRAIFSLAAATLLGVAVPAALAQTPKAKPGEIVVKVPDNMNPATLAAQVNCDVIGPVAYCDHYWVFGVRGRNLQLSEEAPKADLLTAVTALRQVPGVSADPNWMQYMQDTKRDLKGGKSALSRAQQPPGARLLPNDPLYSSQKWHMEMIRMPEAWNIQFGDGQPTLVAVIDSGIDANHPEFKDSLGVSKVVAQQDFSGATNPGLDVDGHGTHVAGTIAATTSNGTGVTGIAGWNRQGVNIKLINAKVFPGGGLGASSATVASAINYSVTQGARVINMSLGYAGASAAQIEIDAVNNALKAGIVVVVAAGNDSNDNDNPQTKAWPADIDGVIKVTAIGPTKVLSSYSNYGGNPQKIGAPGGDDFSVAGPGAIWSTAPVAGSFDFSNPSYAPSNGTSMACPHVAGASALLIAAGVPADTVYQALSDGASQAADGVNPKRYGPGVLDVYSALYPYTPGITLEGGGDRGISYFGSTGISLTINRADRIYQSGPPAGTTGFWSLESDLSVEVQTVGRTPSIVRSFVGGRGVLGQAGKIEIPPLPAVGTRPSQSTGIRVPARNTDGTYSPINLSPGQYRIVARLNLRNTAGIVQTLEQVQFITIVEKQLSAGRTMFAMPFKAGIATRPAGSNLTPEAAVLGQATVFGLSRYNPIRMPSDDDYARFRSADPFNLKNAARFASADQLDSTVVVYDTTAPSVSIAPIGLGYWLDLDRAGTVNTTLLPYPGQITGVSPVAENSVGIKAYASGGGWNMIGAPFTYPVDWSVVTVRADGVSYSIAEAVKAGIVSPALIGFANGDYVYSVAPGGQLEPFNAYWVRVYRDCQFNVPPVPTASIATRSTLSNAGQQGGWQARLIASVGNGVDGQNYIGQRPGAADGEDLADLPKPPAGASDVYVTLLSKGANGKSRALAYDMRPLNGNAVTQEEWVATVQSVRPNAKVVLSWDGIRTAPRNARLVLTDVQTGAVIPMASRSSYVYQSGDAGTVHRFVIKMLPQTSGVLAIRNLKTGSTTRAAAGLTVRFNTNLEADTQVSIVTTSGREIRTLASSGRVQPGTEVSLYWDGRGKDGAVVPAGPYVVKVSAKTADGQQQNMQRMVQILK; this is encoded by the coding sequence ATGAGGCAAATTAAACTTCGAGCCATTTTCAGTTTGGCAGCTGCGACGTTGCTAGGTGTTGCGGTTCCCGCAGCCCTTGCACAGACGCCGAAGGCTAAACCCGGGGAGATTGTAGTTAAGGTTCCTGATAACATGAACCCTGCTACGCTCGCCGCACAAGTCAATTGTGATGTAATTGGGCCTGTAGCATACTGTGACCATTACTGGGTCTTTGGGGTTCGGGGGCGAAATCTCCAGCTCTCAGAAGAAGCGCCTAAAGCCGATTTGCTCACTGCTGTTACTGCGCTTCGACAAGTGCCTGGTGTGAGTGCTGATCCCAACTGGATGCAGTACATGCAGGATACTAAGCGTGATCTAAAGGGGGGGAAGTCTGCTCTGAGCCGGGCACAACAGCCTCCTGGTGCTCGTCTTCTTCCAAATGACCCACTGTACTCAAGCCAGAAGTGGCATATGGAGATGATCCGAATGCCAGAGGCTTGGAACATCCAGTTCGGTGATGGCCAACCAACTCTAGTCGCGGTTATTGACTCTGGTATAGACGCAAACCATCCCGAATTTAAAGATTCTCTAGGTGTTTCAAAGGTTGTTGCGCAACAAGATTTCTCAGGGGCAACTAATCCTGGTTTGGATGTTGATGGCCACGGTACTCATGTGGCCGGTACGATAGCTGCAACGACAAGTAACGGGACTGGCGTGACTGGAATCGCCGGATGGAATCGCCAAGGCGTCAATATCAAGTTGATCAACGCTAAAGTTTTTCCTGGGGGCGGACTTGGCGCTTCATCTGCGACTGTTGCCAGTGCCATCAATTACTCTGTTACGCAAGGCGCTCGTGTTATCAACATGAGTTTAGGCTATGCCGGAGCATCTGCTGCTCAGATCGAAATTGATGCAGTTAATAATGCTTTGAAAGCAGGGATCGTTGTTGTAGTTGCAGCTGGTAACGATTCTAACGATAACGATAACCCTCAAACAAAAGCTTGGCCGGCTGATATTGACGGGGTTATAAAAGTCACGGCGATTGGTCCGACGAAGGTATTGTCATCATATTCCAACTATGGCGGTAATCCTCAGAAAATCGGAGCTCCGGGCGGAGATGATTTTAGCGTTGCAGGGCCGGGTGCTATCTGGTCGACTGCTCCGGTGGCCGGATCCTTTGACTTCTCCAATCCAAGCTACGCTCCCTCTAACGGGACATCGATGGCATGTCCACATGTTGCAGGAGCATCCGCACTTTTGATTGCGGCTGGAGTTCCTGCTGATACTGTTTACCAAGCGCTTTCTGATGGTGCTTCGCAAGCAGCGGATGGGGTAAACCCAAAGCGGTATGGTCCTGGTGTCTTAGACGTTTACTCTGCGCTCTATCCCTATACCCCAGGTATTACCCTGGAGGGCGGGGGAGACCGTGGTATCTCGTATTTTGGTTCGACTGGAATCTCCCTGACGATAAACCGTGCTGATCGAATCTACCAGAGTGGTCCTCCTGCAGGTACAACGGGCTTTTGGTCGCTGGAGAGCGATCTGAGTGTCGAGGTACAGACTGTAGGGCGAACCCCTAGTATCGTCAGATCGTTTGTTGGTGGTCGCGGTGTTCTTGGTCAGGCTGGAAAGATTGAAATCCCACCCTTGCCTGCCGTGGGAACGCGTCCTTCTCAGTCAACTGGGATCCGAGTACCTGCTCGAAACACAGATGGAACCTACTCCCCGATTAATCTCTCACCTGGCCAGTATCGTATCGTTGCACGATTGAACCTACGAAATACGGCGGGGATTGTACAGACACTGGAGCAAGTGCAGTTCATCACCATTGTCGAGAAGCAACTTAGTGCTGGTCGCACGATGTTTGCGATGCCCTTCAAGGCAGGAATTGCAACGCGCCCTGCAGGCTCTAACTTGACTCCAGAGGCTGCGGTGCTTGGACAAGCAACTGTGTTTGGTCTGTCCCGTTACAACCCGATTCGAATGCCTAGTGATGATGACTATGCGCGCTTTCGCTCTGCTGATCCCTTCAACCTGAAGAACGCAGCCCGGTTCGCCTCTGCCGATCAGCTAGACTCCACGGTCGTTGTGTACGATACGACAGCTCCTTCTGTCTCCATTGCTCCTATTGGGCTGGGATATTGGTTGGACCTAGATCGTGCAGGGACGGTGAATACAACACTGTTGCCTTACCCGGGTCAGATTACTGGTGTAAGCCCCGTCGCAGAGAACTCTGTTGGCATCAAGGCCTATGCCTCGGGTGGTGGCTGGAACATGATTGGAGCCCCGTTCACTTACCCGGTGGACTGGAGTGTGGTCACTGTTCGGGCTGATGGTGTAAGCTACTCCATTGCGGAAGCTGTCAAAGCAGGGATTGTTTCTCCTGCACTGATTGGCTTTGCAAATGGCGATTATGTCTACTCCGTTGCACCTGGCGGTCAGCTTGAGCCGTTCAATGCTTACTGGGTGCGTGTCTATCGAGACTGTCAGTTTAACGTTCCTCCCGTGCCCACAGCAAGCATTGCGACACGTAGTACGCTTAGCAATGCAGGGCAGCAAGGTGGATGGCAGGCACGCTTAATTGCAAGTGTTGGCAATGGTGTTGATGGCCAAAACTATATTGGTCAGCGCCCCGGAGCTGCCGATGGTGAGGATTTGGCAGATCTTCCGAAGCCACCTGCGGGTGCATCGGATGTCTATGTGACTCTCCTCAGCAAGGGAGCTAACGGTAAAAGCCGAGCACTTGCCTATGACATGCGTCCTCTAAATGGCAACGCAGTTACTCAAGAAGAGTGGGTCGCAACGGTCCAGTCTGTGCGCCCCAATGCAAAGGTGGTACTATCCTGGGACGGTATCCGTACCGCACCACGTAACGCTCGCCTAGTGCTAACGGATGTGCAAACAGGCGCTGTGATCCCCATGGCAAGCCGATCGAGCTATGTCTACCAGTCTGGTGATGCAGGCACGGTACATCGTTTTGTGATCAAGATGCTGCCGCAGACTAGCGGTGTTCTCGCGATCCGGAACCTAAAAACCGGCTCGACGACCCGTGCTGCTGCAGGGCTGACGGTTCGCTTTAATACTAACCTTGAGGCAGATACTCAGGTAAGTATTGTGACAACGTCTGGCCGAGAGATTCGCACACTAGCGAGCTCTGGTCGCGTACAGCCTGGTACTGAGGTCTCCCTCTACTGGGATGGTCGCGGAAAAGATGGTGCCGTTGTTCCTGCAGGTCCCTATGTTGTTAAGGTTAGCGCCAAGACAGCCGATGGTCAGCAGCAGAATATGCAGCGAATGGTTCAGATCCTAAAGTAA